The Heteronotia binoei isolate CCM8104 ecotype False Entrance Well chromosome 6, APGP_CSIRO_Hbin_v1, whole genome shotgun sequence genomic sequence GCTGTGGCACAGAAGCAGACCACCTGCAGTGCATACAAAAGTTCTCAGTTCCAGTCCCCAGCATCATTTATTAAAATCAGAAATAGGTTATGTGAAACTCCTCTTCCTAAAGTTCtgcagagctgctgtcagtctgagaagacagtactgacttcaaAAGGCCAATAGCCTGACTCAATACAAAGCAGCTTCAGGTGTTCACATGACATGAATTGTACAAAGAGCAGCAGAGGGGCAAAACAAAAAATGTGAAGAACATAGTTCGGGGTCTGGAAAATACATTATCCTACtgcaaaggaagaaaaaaatattctTCCCATTACCTGCTGGAGGGCTGGGTCAACAGTATGGAAAGAGATGGTGGGACATTTGCCCTGCAAACTTCCTCTCTGTTCTCCCTTCTGAAGACAAGAGAAGTGTTAGGATGTACAAATTAACATGTTGATTATGGGCTACAATGCAGAATGCAGGCTTTCGATACGTTAGCACCTTGACAAAGAAATTAACCTACTGCTACTGCTGCTCTCTGACTCACCTCCCCCCCTCTTCAACATATGGCATAATGGTGGAGGGAGAAAAAGTGTTTCTTCAAAGtgaatttgcagcacagcaatAGAAAAAAGAATGTTTATGTGTATTTCCTGCCATCTTCTGTgtgcaggtgtcactgggtgtgtgtctgaggaggtatttgtgaatttcctgcattgtgcgtggggttggaccagatgaccctggaggtcccttccaactctatgattctaaagaaATTCacagggtaagatgtattttatttCCATGTTTTTGGAACAATGCATGTAAGGATAATATATTCAATCACCTATATTGTTTTCTTTGTGGCAATGTCAATGGTCAattattttatgttaataaaaatACTCGTGGAGGAGGGAAGAGAACTGTCTTTCAGCAGCCAATTAATGGTATATTTCCTGGTGGACATTCTGCAGCAGTTTGGTGACAGGGGAAGAAAGAGGCATCTCCAGGACTTTGTGTGAGAGACACTGAGGCATAGCTAATCCAGAGAATAAGGCTATAGGTTCAGCAAGAGAATTTTCATTGTTACCTTTTAAGGAAGAGTGAGAAAAAGTAATGCACAAACAGGCAAACTCTAGTCTCCCCACAAATGTGAACCAAGATGAGTTGCGAACAGAAAAGACCATATGAATGAAGGGCTCAGGCCATGGGATGTAGTACTAAAGACTGATGCACACAACTTGAggccttgtggaatcaactcttTCAGCTGCTGACAACTCTGGGTCATGTGACTGGTTTTTGCCTGTTTTGCATCGAGGCAGAGGCATGAAAATCTGGGTTGCAGAATTAGCTGCAAAGCTATATGTGTGTTAtataaataattataaataaaAGCATCTACTCATGgcatatgtatttttaattaaaTTTATGTCCCACTTTTTAGCCTAAGCAGCTTATAACAGTTTGATTACAACACAGAGATAACATTTAAGATATTAGGGATATATCGGGGTGTGTACAGCAAATGCTTTTGGTCCCCATAAGTTGATATAGGCAATAATCATATTCCCATTTCCCCAGAAACATGCAACAAATAGTTTACATTAAAATAATCATGCTGCAGTCATTAtgttaaaacaaaaagaaacaaatacatgGCTACTATGAACTTGTGGCTACATGCACTAGTACTGAGTTAACATCTACAGGTAGGGCCAGCACAGTGTAGGATACTCTTCATTGCAAAAGGGCCTGAGAAAGTCTGAGGGAGAGAGAAACATAGTGTAGTACATACATATTCAGGGACCTGGGATTCTTTGGCTTTCACACTGGATTTTTGTTCACAAGCTCTGTTTTTTTCTCCAGGATTCTCCAAATTGCTTGTGGTATAAAACTCACCACCAACTTTGATGCATTTCTTAATATCTCCTAGGAAAGGAAGATTACACTAAATTTATATCTCCAGTGCTGAAATCAGTCGACTTTTCTTAACAAGGAACATGTAATTGGCCCAATTCAAACATCAAGCCAAACAACGGTTTGTGCTGCTAATTACAGGTTAGACTCCAAACCCTGGCCTGAGTGTCCAAACATACAATTGACGACATAGCCTAAAACTATTATTCCACTATCTATTTTCTCTGCACTCAAACTGATACATTCACTCCCATATCTAAAGTGTAAGGGCCTCAGATGGCTGAGCTTTTGCTGTAACTGTTTTTTTTCATTCAAGGATCACACCATGGTTTCCCAAGTTCACAAGTCCACTTTGAAGGAACCCCCAGAAATTACAATTGTTGAATTCAAACTTCACTGCTTATTTGAAGTGGGGGGAATCCCATTTAGCTAAAGTTTAGAAGAAGGTGCGTACTCACTACCCAAACCCATGCTTGGTTTCCATGGTCGCTATCATACTAGCTGTGTGTTGAGTTGACATAAGTGGCATAACCATGTTCTCCCTTGCCTTTTCCCCAAGCTATCCACTGGTTTCATTCTGTTACAAAAGGTAACAAAGTTACCAACTgatttgtgagacaggatggaatTGAATCATGTAACAAGAGTTTCGAACAGTAATTTGGACTTCTTCAACTCAAGTTGCCTTGGGGGCTATTTTAGTGTCATAGATTGCATAGTAGGATTGGGTATGGCAGACCTGAAGTTCCTAAAGAACCTGGAAGTTCCTAAAGCAACCATCAGAGAGCAGTTACTTCACTAAACTAACTTGCAGGGTCCTTGCAGAATGAGGACTGCAAAAAAAGTGCTTTGGATGCTGAAAATGCCACAGATACTATAAGAAATAGACTACTATGAAAAGTTTTGAACCGTGAGACAAGGAGTAAGGAAGGATAGTGCTTCAAATAGTAATGGAATCAGCATGGGCAAGACAAAGTGAAGTGCTTACCATTTGGAAGTGGACAGTGCTGAATTTCAATGTTCTCTGCTTTCTTCACTGCTTTTGCCTTGGACAGAGACCCTGTTGATCCATAATACAGAGTTACAATATTCTAAAAGCAAGATGTACATCAGTTGAGCACCCCATTAAGCTAACACAGGTCACAGGTGCTTTGAGCCTTGGTCAGAAGCTCATAAACCATTTGTACAGAAACACTCATGAAAGAAAATTTAGTGGAGCACCCACATCATGTTGTGTTTAACATGAATATAGTTTACAAGGAAAAGAAAACCATATAATGTTGACATAAAAGGGATGTTCCCTTTGGAGTTTTTGTGAGAGATGTATAACTGTGGGGGGACATCTAAGGAGAGCCTTGTGTGAGTCTGCAaaggttttaaaagaaaaaaagacccaTTTTGTATGGAGCGAGGCCTGGGTTTGGGATGGAAATAGGGTAGCTAGGCATGATTCAGGGAGCTGAAGACATGCGGGTTCTGTTGGATGATGCtgcgacatcacttctgggaaaaccttGCTGTGATTTAATGCTTCTTTAGGAATTGCTAGATTCATGTGATTTCTAGAGTGGACTGGCATCATTTCCAATGAAAATCCAGAAGTGAAATCACACTATCACCCAATGacaatttgtttttattttactcCTGCTGGGCCCAGGAGCAGCAGCAGTATACAAAAGCTGGGTTCCCCCACCCCGGTTGGAAAATGGTAGCCCAGCCCTAGATGGAAATAGCATTGGTTGCTCTGATTTATGATCTTCACTATGTTTTGAGCTACCCCTTTAAGACATGGCCAAATTTTGAAAGTCCTGTGGTTTGATCTTAGTATCCATATTTTAAAATCTCACCCCCAACACACCTTGCGCAAAACAAACCAGTGAGTCTTTTATTTTGGCTTTATTTTGGTTTCTCTTTCATTATTCCTACTTCTCTTAAAATTAATActtttttcagttttatttttgcATCAGTTCCGTATAAATGGTGTAGGTGACATAAAAGAAGCAAAATGATGCTCAACCAGAGTGACAAAAGCAAGGCACAACCAAAATGGATGATGGTGACATGTAGAATTTTTGGTATCAGATCATCCCTTCTTTGAAGACAATTGATAGGATTTTGAACAAGCCCTCTCCTCttttgtttttctcctttccAGTTTTAAATGCTGTGATGCTTCTGTGTATGCATGTGTTTATGGGTATCATTTACTTGTTATCTGTTGCACATTTCTGCTAAATTCTAACCCCAGCAAATAGTACTATACCAAGGTGTGGGTCGCCTTTCACTAGAAGCTTAGAGTGGTGTGAAGGCTCTTTCTCCTCTGTTGCCTTTCGCTTTCCATGAGACTTGTGTTGAGCCAGTATCTTAGGGCTGGCTGGGAGTTTCCTTGCCCTGCGGAGCCTGCCAAGGTCCATatctgaaaggaaaagaaaatgaaaagccATACAAATATTATTCAATAAAGCCAATATGCTACCTAGGTAAAATGGGTTAAAATCAACAGCATCCAATATGGGTAGAGTTGACAAGTTTTACACTGGTCTTTCTACCTATATTTAATATCAATTTGGTCTGCAGTAAATATGagatgatgttatttaccttcatGCCATGAAAGGCTTCAACTCCACATTTCCACAAGCAAAACCTCTAGTAAACGGACAGGAAACATTTCCCTTGGCCAGTTGGCTGTATATATGGGGAGCCAGCCACCATTAGTAATCCCCTCTCTAGGAGCAATTTTAAAGCAGAGAAAGTATCTACCCTGCTCCCCCTATTAACAAtgccatcctatgcagagttcaatggatttagaagagtgtaactctccTTAGAATAGTGACTGTGCACTTCCATGGGGGAAAAGATACTTATGTGAAGATCAATTGATCATTGCCAAATTCCAAAGTGGAGGGAAATACATCTCCCCCTCTCCCTAATCCACAAATATAATTCAACTACAGAAGTAAGTTCAGTTTCCTCTGGGCTAGAGTGATCTCAGTTGATACCTTTGGGAAAGTTGCTCCGGATGGATTGGAGTTTGGAATATCTCTCCAGGTTGTAGTCCTTGAAGAGGACCCTCCAGAAGTCCTGAATAGAAGGTGACTCCTGACTCAGCAGCCATGTCAACATGGCATGAAAAGCCTTGTGGCACCCCTCTTTCTCCTTCAGATGGATCGTGTCcttcaaggaggaggagaaaagccaAAGTCAATCTAATCCTCAAGGAGCTCAGTAATATTTCATTGTTAGCTATTGCCTACTGGAAAAGAAACCTAATAGTTTCAGTGATCATTCAACATAATGGCGTTATAGTGTAGGAACATATAGTTCAAATCTGCAGAACACCCTTAAGATGTGAAACATCAAtagtgcaaaaaataaataaataaaaataaaacaaagaactgAAAGTTGCTATGGCACAAATACCCCTTAGCTAGCAAGAAAACCACCCACTGCTTAAAAGAAGAAGACATGCTTCAGCACATTCACACATGTTgactaatgcactttcaatccactttaacAATTAttttcaagtggattttgccatttcaccaAGTGAAATCCAATTCCAAAGCATGTGAAATGATGTCTACTATACAGTACCGCTGCTAGGAAAGGGGAAATAGCTCAATGGTCACGTACAGTGTTTTGCTTGCAAAagcccccaggttccatccccggtgTGTCTAGTAAGAATACCTGAAGTAACAGGTGTCAGAAAAAACCCTTTGGCAAGATCCTAGAGAACTGCTGCCCTGCTCATTAAAGCAGACAATATTGAACTATATCAATTACTGGCTTGATTTTATATAAGACAGTTTCATACACATAAAGTTTCATAGAGCACCAGATTTACATTTTTGGAGATATGTTCAGGGATTTCCAAAAGGCACCACTGATGTGAGCAAACTGAGACACCAACCTTCCAGAAAGTATGTTAAGATTCATGACCAGTGCCAAATGGAACTCTTTTCCTATAACTAGACTCAGATAAAGGCATATACAAGCAGAACATGGCATATGAAAAGTCCTGAAGAAAGGTTGCTGGGATTTGAAAATAAAAAGTATCAAAAGATCCACAAACACCATCAATACATTAGAATATCTTACATTTCCTATTTACCAGGGAATTAATGTCTACTTTCCATCAAGATGGGATACAACACCCCCCACCCATGCCTTGCATGCTGAGTGAATGTTAGATTATTTTTCATAACTGtacatttctttaaaatgttctGACCTTGAACATCTCTTCCGTGACAACATCATGATCCACAAGTCCATGAAGCAATGGGAAGACATCATCCACTGCCATTGAAATTTCTGTGCGGTACAGCTTCAGTAATTTCCTCAGGTCCCCTTCTCCCAAAGGCCTGTCAGAACTGAACATCCTGACACAAAATAACATTCACAAGGCAGTTAGGACTATCTGATTACTTACTTGAAGCCATCAGTCTCACCATTTTTCTTGCCATACCTGTTTTTTTAATGGCAGGTACAAGGAAAGAATACACATCTTTTGTACAATTGAACCTGCTGTGTGGACTAAACCTCCCTTCTAAAGTAAAACACAAGCATCCTTGGTCAGTGCAACCTTTATTGTCACCTCAAGTTGTATCCCCCGTATTAAAATCtggaaaataaaaaatattttcatTGTTTTTTCTATTATTTGTAGTCTTTCACCTCTTCCGTGACAACTAATCGcagttttaattttcttttccccactATATGTCCTTACTAATAGGCAGCAATACTGACCTCACCTGTCACATGGATAGCAGCAtctgttgttttgttttcttacTTTCCTTGTTCCCCTTTTTATGCAAGGGTGAGTGGGATGGATATGTAGGTGGTTACAGAGCAGCAAAAAACCCCATCTTATCCAATAACTAATATAATTCCAGTGATGAAGCTCTGATGAATTTAGGAAGCTGAAACTGTATCCAATTAAGCctatttggctgctttgtgatcTGAGAGCTTCACTCCACCTTGTTCCACCTGCTTTCCCTGTATATTACTTTAGATGACTCGAAGATAGAAACTTTACACTGTATCTGGGTAGcagagttttatttttaaatgctccAATGGAGTTCTACGCCCTCAACTCAAAAGGCTCAATTTAGTATAATTTAGGAAAATGGTATGTCTAAAGCGGTACCCTACCCATAATGGACCAGACAGACATTAAGAAATACCCCCATGTTTGTTACTACATGTATCATTGcagttaatttaaaaaatattaacCCCCTGGGAAGACCTTAATGCCAGATCCAGGGCAGGCAGGGCCATGTCAGTATGGGATGTTGCTATGGCAGAGAAACAGCATCTGTTCCATAGCACTGTCTGTTTTACCAGCACATGGTAAGAGTACAAAGAAATGATGTTGCTCACCAATTCTCATCTAACCCTCTTTTTCTGTATGTCTGCTAAGTGGATTCCTCTTCACCCCTCTTTCTTATAACCCAACTAGATGAAACCGTTCTCATTTGTTGTCACCAATGAGGCAGATAGCACCCGTGTGTGTACTTTATAATGGCAGAAATGGCAGTGGGGAACATCTCTTCCAAAAGTAGTACTTCCCTAATCTGATCCCAATTTTGTCAAGATTACTTTGAACTGTTTCAATTTCCCTCCCTTCATCAATCTTTCAATACCTCATCAACAATCCTGTGTTCTTTCTTTTGCATACTGAGAGCAGTCACAGCACCTTTTGTAATGTTCTACATGTTTCTAATACATTAGCTATGATGTACAGCACAACTTGAGCCCTGCTTGCTACAACAGACAAAAGAGAAGGGTGAGTAAATAGATCATTCCAGCATTGGGGATGAGGACCAATGCTACATTTAGCAGTCTTAGCTCTTAAATCTGAAGAATCTGTAGGCCTTCTCTTATGGATCGCAGCTGAGCACTGAAACTGAGGTTTTGGCATCTTCCaggtatatcaggggtggccaacggtagctctccagatgttttttgcctacaattcccatcagctgatgggagttgtaggcaaaaaaacatctggagagctaccgttggccacccctgagctatatcATGCATTTGCTAGCCACTGGTGCTGTTCAGTCTGTTTACTATTAAGGTTAATGTTGATGAATATATGTTGATAAGATGGCTGCAGGTTCTGGCAGGCAGATAACTACTTCTGAGCTACTCTATTCACATTTGGCTAGGAAAAAAACCCTCATGATCCCAAAAGGTGATAAACAATTGCTTTGCCACTACATCAGGACCTTAATTATTAAAGAGGCACTTCAGCAAATCCAAATCCCAAGGGTTTCAGTTATTCGTATCATTACCAGATATGTTAAACAGTTATAGCGTACTGCAGCAAAACAACAAATAGCctatggcactttaaagactaactgGCCTATTACTGACTACAATAATAcaacccaaaggttatagtgacaaataactAATGATTTACATAAACAATAAGACAATAAAGAGACACAGGTCCCTAACAAAGTCCCAACGAAAAATGATTCACGTGCTCAAAAGATCCAAGCTGAAGACGTCTTCTCCACAATATAAACGTTTCCTTCAATGAATAGGGTTCCTTCAATAAATGCAACATGAAAATATCTTGGAATTCCCTGGACTTCTGCCCCACCTGTTTCCAATTCTTTATCAACAGGGAATATTCCATAAACATTGAAAATAATCAATAGTGAAACTTTTAAACATTCATAGGGACCAATGGTCTCCAATGGAATCCTTCACTTGCGGCTAATGCTCAAAAGCATTTATCGAAGGAACCCTTTTCATTGAAGGAAACGTTTATATTGTGAAGACGTCCTTAGCTTGGATCTTTTGAGCACATGAATCATTATTTGTTGAGACTTTGTTAGGGACCTATGACCCTTTATTGTCTTATTGTTTATACAAATCATTAGTTAGTTGTCACTATAACCGCTGGGTTATGTTATTGTTTATTCTCAGTGACTTCTCTCGTTTGCACATTCTCTATTATTGACTACAACAGATTTTTACACCCAATATTGCCACAGTAAACCACTTAATTTTATGGTGCAATTAAcctgtttgttgtttttaatgagGACACAGGATCACAGACTGGCACACTGCTCCTAATCATTTCTGTCAGCATAGCTGCCTATACTGCTGATACATCCCACCTAATAACACTGAGCAATACACGTCTGTACTCCCGAAGCTTTTttttttcgggggtgggggggagagaaacaacaTGGACTAGTTATCTATGTTATTTGGCCTTGAAGCAAGATGCAAAGTTAACGACCAAAAATATGacttggctttttttaaaaagttgtataTATGGAAGGTAAAACGTATGAACAAAACTAGGAGGCAACGAATATTAAAAAAGCAACTTCAGTAGGTTATTGGCCTGTTAATGGAAGCACATTTATCACACATTCACTACAGCATCAAATGAGGATGTACACACATGAATGAACTATTCATCACTGTGCACGAATGAACTTTCACATCATCCAATGTCAACTCAAACACATTGTTTAATAGAGACAGTTCATATCCAGCTGAGAACCATCAAGTACTATACATACATCTGTGAACCATGGTTCCATAAATCTCCACTCTGACAATATTGTACATCTTTCTGTACATCAGAAACATTTACCCATAAAAACTATTTATGGAGGATATGCATATTGCTGAATTTCTCAGATCTTTTTTGTTTGAGGTAAGATTATACAAATGGAACATATGCATGTGCGTTTCTGCTCATGTCACCCACCAAATCATGTAACAGGGGCACATACCACCATGCATATAGTATGTTTGTATTTCAACCTGCCTTAtcaaaaaaaaagagccagaaGGCAAGAAAACAGGACTTATGCTTAGTGCTGAACTGGAAACAAAAATGTATACAACATACTACTACAATCTCTTTCTAGGCTTTAAAAACAACTTCCTGGTTCAATGAATATTACAATTGTATTACCACTACATTTGGAATTCATAGTCTTTATGCACTCCCATTCTGTGTTATGTTCCATTTCTTATACATATGAAAGTCTCATGTATCTGATTACAAATTCTACTTCATCACAATCCTTCTCACCATCAATGATATTTAATTGCTAAGAATGCAGAAGATAGATAGTTGTTATCACATTTATATCTAAAGCCATTGTGTACATTTCctgatctttcttttctttccaacAAACCAATTTTCTCAGAACTTCACAAGTCTCTTTTGAACTAGGTATCTGCAAAGGCAGGCCAAGCAATCAATTTATCTCCTTCAGTAAACATGTAGTCTTCAAAGGTGCCAAACCTTTTCAAATCTCACAGAATTGTAAACTGCAGATACTCAGTTTCTTAAAATCACTTATGGATTGAGGGCTTTTTGCAAGAAACTAGAGCACTTCTGAATTACAGAACCAATTACAATTTCACAATGGGGGTGTATGCTCTATTGGAACACCTAAAGAGCCAACAGACTACTAAGAGCCTCAGAAAGATCCTGCATTAAGATAACAGTCTCCTTTTAGTAACCATCTGATTGGtgaccattttttttcctgaactgaTCACAGTCTTCCAGTCTTGGAGACACTGAGGATGGAATGGACAACATGCCTACTGTCTTGCACTTCCTCTTTTAGCAGACTTCTGTACTACACCTGGGTAAAAAAGGTTTTTTAGAATCAGGGCTGCAAGTGATTGTGAATGCCCCATCTTTCCAGATAGCTTGATCCTGTAGTTAAATTAACCTCATGTAAATTAGCATTAAT encodes the following:
- the AIRE gene encoding autoimmune regulator, which produces MLFCVRMFSSDRPLGEGDLRKLLKLYRTEISMAVDDVFPLLHGLVDHDVVTEEMFKDTIHLKEKEGCHKAFHAMLTWLLSQESPSIQDFWRVLFKDYNLERYSKLQSIRSNFPKDMDLGRLRRARKLPASPKILAQHKSHGKRKATEEKEPSHHSKLLVKGDPHLGSLSKAKAVKKAENIEIQHCPLPNGDIKKCIKVGGEFYTTSNLENPGEKNRACEQKSSVKAKESQVPEYKGEQRGSLQGKCPTISFHTVDPALQQKNDDECAVCRDGGELICCDGCPKAFHLACLQPPLTEIPSGTWRCDSCSPGKVKHDRHSEEENTRQQLSQTLGPLTLYGQKTVEDRKRVLIKEPVGASFRQPLSSVSPMSVAVLPTLQSVGTETQLKLTIGEKCGVCRKGGDMIYCSKCFRAFHWHCHFPAHADQISGILICKSCSGSPATTTVEGAATSSNPALRAVKVVEECAATEPVLNKDELDSLLGENTFDGILHWAFQSMSRPVPDTQGFFP